A stretch of the Geovibrio thiophilus genome encodes the following:
- the trmFO gene encoding methylenetetrahydrofolate--tRNA-(uracil(54)-C(5))-methyltransferase (FADH(2)-oxidizing) TrmFO: MNPVHIIGGGLAGSEAAYQLAKRNIPVIIYEMRPEVMTPAHSGGNFAELVCSNSLKSEAQDTGSGLLKAELELMDSMLIRIAKECRVPAGGSLAVDRDMFSAKVTETLSAMENVRIVRGEVRDIPADRPLIIASGPLTSDTLADKIKSLMGGGLYFFDAISPIIDFDSVDMTKCYFKSRYGKGDPDYLNCPMTKDEYDAFYDALMEAEKVAFEDFEKMNVFEGCMPIEEMAARGRKTLAFGPLKPVGLEHPETDKRYYAVLQLRKENGEGTSYNLVGCQTKMKTGEQKRVFRMIPGLENAEFLRYGSVHRNTYINSPSGLDDRFRYAEGFYFAGQITGVEGYLESIASGLIAGYDLALRLSGGESRPFPKECALGSLGLFVTDKYETTRKKYVPSSFHFGMLPALDERIKDKKLKKNMMAEKAVNALKDFLDNTEM, translated from the coding sequence ATGAACCCCGTTCATATTATCGGAGGCGGTCTCGCAGGGAGTGAGGCCGCTTATCAGCTTGCTAAACGCAATATCCCCGTGATTATTTATGAGATGCGCCCCGAGGTGATGACTCCTGCCCATTCAGGCGGGAATTTCGCTGAGCTTGTTTGCTCCAACTCCCTCAAATCGGAGGCGCAGGATACAGGCTCGGGGCTTCTTAAGGCTGAGCTTGAGCTCATGGACAGCATGCTTATCCGCATAGCGAAAGAGTGCAGAGTGCCTGCGGGCGGCTCACTTGCCGTGGACAGAGACATGTTCTCCGCAAAGGTCACTGAAACACTCTCCGCTATGGAAAACGTGCGGATTGTGCGCGGCGAGGTTAGGGATATTCCCGCTGACAGACCGCTGATTATCGCAAGCGGACCTCTGACCTCTGACACTCTGGCGGATAAAATAAAATCTCTCATGGGCGGCGGACTGTATTTCTTTGACGCCATATCCCCCATAATCGATTTCGATTCCGTGGACATGACCAAATGCTATTTTAAGAGCCGCTACGGCAAGGGCGATCCGGATTATCTCAACTGTCCGATGACAAAGGATGAGTACGATGCTTTTTATGATGCGCTCATGGAGGCTGAAAAGGTTGCCTTTGAGGACTTCGAGAAGATGAATGTCTTTGAAGGGTGCATGCCCATAGAAGAGATGGCGGCGAGAGGGCGCAAGACTCTTGCTTTCGGTCCACTGAAGCCTGTGGGACTTGAGCATCCCGAAACTGATAAGAGATATTACGCTGTCCTTCAGCTCCGTAAGGAGAACGGGGAGGGCACCTCCTACAACCTTGTAGGCTGCCAGACCAAGATGAAAACCGGTGAACAGAAGCGTGTTTTCCGCATGATTCCCGGGCTTGAGAATGCGGAATTTCTTCGCTACGGCTCAGTTCACCGCAACACATATATTAATTCCCCGTCAGGGCTGGACGATAGGTTCAGATATGCGGAAGGCTTCTATTTCGCCGGACAGATAACCGGAGTTGAGGGTTATCTGGAATCCATAGCATCGGGGCTTATAGCGGGTTATGATCTCGCATTAAGACTGTCGGGGGGTGAAAGCAGACCTTTTCCGAAAGAATGCGCCCTCGGCTCTCTGGGACTGTTTGTCACTGATAAATACGAAACGACACGCAAAAAATATGTTCCCAGCAGCTTCCATTTCGGCATGCTTCCCGCATTAGATGAGAGGATAAAGGATAAAAAACTCAAAAAGAACATGATGGCTGAGAAGGCTGTCAATGCCTTGAAGGATTTTTTGGATAATACTGAAATGTAG
- a CDS encoding tyrosine recombinase XerC, with amino-acid sequence MNTDRAIADFILFLKNEKNASEHTIKAYSGDLSELAEYLETEKISDIESADFFVLRGFAASLFDRDISKSTAERKIACLKSFFKYLHKKGITDDNHARMLKFPKKEKKAFNVFNIDDLLNLLELPDKTEAAGMRDALILELMYGTGVRVSELTGLNISDVDLRGMRMRVRGKGKKERIIPLGDILGELITEYMRVRADVPAEGHYPKDDAVFLNKYGSRLTERSVGRIVEKYLKAAQLPLDFSPHSFRHSFATHLLEGGADLRTIQELLGHESLSTTQKYTHLNLSDLLRVYDKTHPKAK; translated from the coding sequence ATGAATACAGACCGTGCGATTGCTGACTTCATTCTTTTTTTGAAAAACGAAAAAAACGCCTCCGAGCACACAATAAAGGCGTATTCCGGAGATCTGTCCGAACTGGCGGAGTATCTGGAAACAGAAAAGATCAGTGATATAGAATCTGCTGACTTCTTCGTTCTGCGTGGGTTTGCCGCATCGCTTTTCGACAGAGACATCTCTAAATCCACTGCCGAGCGCAAGATAGCCTGCCTGAAATCATTCTTTAAATATCTCCACAAAAAAGGGATCACGGACGACAACCACGCCCGTATGCTGAAATTCCCCAAGAAAGAGAAGAAAGCCTTTAATGTTTTCAATATAGACGATCTCCTGAATCTGCTTGAACTTCCTGACAAAACAGAAGCCGCCGGAATGCGTGACGCCCTGATACTGGAGCTTATGTACGGAACAGGTGTCCGTGTTTCTGAGCTCACAGGGCTGAATATTTCCGATGTTGACCTGCGCGGAATGCGTATGCGTGTGCGGGGCAAAGGGAAGAAGGAGCGCATTATACCGCTGGGTGACATTCTCGGTGAGCTGATAACGGAGTACATGCGTGTTCGTGCCGATGTGCCCGCAGAGGGGCATTACCCCAAGGATGACGCGGTGTTTCTTAATAAGTACGGCAGCAGACTGACTGAGCGTTCCGTGGGGCGTATAGTGGAAAAGTATCTCAAAGCCGCGCAGCTGCCTCTGGATTTTTCCCCGCACTCATTCAGACATTCCTTCGCAACTCATCTTCTTGAGGGTGGGGCGGATCTCCGCACTATTCAGGAACTTCTCGGGCATGAATCCCTCTCAACCACGCAAAAATATACACACCTTAACCTCAGCGACCTGTTGAGGGTGTATGATAAAACTCACCCGAAAGCAAAATAA
- the topA gene encoding type I DNA topoisomerase codes for MAKNLVIVESPAKAKTIEKYLGRSFKVLASVGHVKDLPSNKLGVDIENGFQPEYITIRGKKKVLDDLKKEAQTAEKIFLAPDPDREGEAIAWHIAGELGKKNMEKIKRVYFNEITKKGIQDGIESPVDINMDMAMAQQSRRVLDRLVGYLVSPLLWKPLKFGLSAGRVQSVALRLICEREEEIEKFKPEEYWTIDGMFLLDNDENRKLKARLEKKDGKKIKVGKKEEADKVLADLKKAAFSVTDVARKTVMQKAPLPFSTSMLQQEASRKLGYSAKRTMMTAQKLYEGMDLGSQGPMGLITYMRTDSVRISDEAAKEAADYIKKEFGSDFLTKGMRKAKEAKVKAQDAHEAIRPTAVERTPQSVEKFLSAEQYKLYKLIWERFVASQMADAEYDQSTITITGGAYEFKAQGKILKFPGFRQLYIEGDEEAQKDAEAILFDIKENTPAKPESFDPKQNFTQPPARYTEASIIKTLEQEGIGRPSTYASIISTIQEREYVEIMEKKLRPTELGRIVNRLLVSNFPSIFEIKFTAGLENDLDKVAEGAVKWDEVLDEFFKSFKPVLAVAEKQFSVNLTLDSDCPKCGGGLVIKYGRNGSFAACSKYPECDFSSDYERQEDGTIKLIEKPKNESTGIVCDKCGKEMVLKKSRFGEMLACSGYPECKNIKQYVRDEEGKVKLVEEMTAEIETPCPKCGGKLAVKKGKRGNFIACSGYPECSFTANITTDAKGNISPEILKVDENVKCEKCGSPMALKKGPRGRFFACTAYPKCKNAKPIQTLEDGTITVKE; via the coding sequence ATGGCTAAAAACCTTGTTATTGTTGAGTCTCCGGCGAAAGCCAAAACTATAGAAAAATATCTGGGCAGAAGTTTTAAGGTTCTTGCGAGTGTTGGTCACGTGAAGGATCTTCCCTCGAACAAGTTGGGAGTCGATATAGAAAACGGGTTTCAGCCCGAATATATCACTATCAGAGGAAAGAAAAAGGTTCTCGACGACCTCAAGAAAGAGGCGCAGACGGCTGAAAAAATCTTCTTAGCTCCTGACCCTGACCGTGAAGGTGAGGCAATCGCATGGCATATCGCAGGCGAGCTCGGCAAAAAGAACATGGAAAAAATCAAGAGGGTCTATTTTAACGAGATTACCAAAAAAGGTATTCAGGACGGGATAGAAAGCCCTGTTGACATAAACATGGACATGGCAATGGCTCAGCAGTCCCGCCGTGTTCTGGACAGGCTTGTGGGTTATCTGGTCAGCCCGCTCCTGTGGAAGCCTCTTAAGTTCGGTCTTTCCGCAGGAAGAGTGCAGTCCGTGGCGCTCCGCCTCATCTGTGAGCGCGAAGAGGAGATAGAGAAGTTCAAGCCGGAGGAATACTGGACGATTGACGGCATGTTCCTTCTGGATAATGACGAAAACAGGAAACTTAAAGCCAGACTCGAAAAAAAGGACGGCAAAAAGATAAAAGTCGGCAAAAAAGAGGAGGCGGACAAGGTTCTTGCTGATCTCAAAAAAGCCGCGTTCTCCGTAACAGATGTAGCGAGAAAGACAGTAATGCAGAAGGCTCCGCTGCCTTTCTCCACCTCCATGCTTCAGCAGGAGGCGAGCCGCAAGCTTGGCTACTCCGCCAAACGGACTATGATGACCGCTCAGAAGCTGTACGAAGGTATGGATCTGGGAAGTCAGGGACCAATGGGGCTTATAACCTACATGCGTACCGACTCGGTGAGAATATCCGATGAGGCGGCAAAGGAAGCGGCGGACTATATCAAAAAGGAATTCGGTTCCGACTTCCTCACAAAAGGCATGAGAAAAGCCAAAGAAGCTAAGGTTAAGGCTCAGGACGCTCACGAGGCGATCCGCCCGACTGCGGTTGAGCGTACGCCCCAATCAGTTGAAAAGTTTCTTTCCGCAGAGCAGTACAAACTCTATAAGCTTATATGGGAACGCTTCGTGGCAAGCCAGATGGCGGATGCGGAGTATGACCAGAGCACAATAACAATTACCGGCGGAGCCTATGAGTTTAAGGCTCAGGGCAAAATCCTCAAATTCCCCGGTTTCAGACAGCTTTACATTGAAGGCGACGAGGAAGCTCAGAAAGATGCCGAGGCGATCCTTTTCGATATAAAAGAGAATACCCCCGCAAAACCCGAAAGCTTTGACCCCAAGCAGAACTTTACCCAGCCCCCCGCAAGGTACACAGAGGCGAGCATCATTAAAACCCTTGAGCAGGAAGGGATCGGGCGACCCAGTACATACGCCAGTATCATATCAACAATACAGGAAAGGGAATATGTTGAGATTATGGAGAAAAAGCTCCGCCCTACGGAGCTGGGACGCATTGTCAACAGGCTCCTTGTCAGCAACTTTCCCAGTATATTCGAGATAAAATTCACTGCAGGGCTTGAAAATGACCTTGATAAGGTGGCAGAAGGCGCTGTTAAGTGGGATGAGGTACTGGACGAATTTTTCAAGAGCTTCAAGCCTGTTCTTGCTGTTGCGGAGAAACAGTTCAGCGTTAACTTGACCCTTGATTCCGACTGCCCGAAATGCGGCGGCGGACTTGTTATAAAATACGGACGCAACGGCTCTTTCGCCGCATGCTCCAAATACCCTGAGTGTGATTTCTCCTCCGATTACGAGAGGCAGGAGGACGGAACAATTAAACTTATCGAAAAACCTAAAAACGAATCAACAGGAATAGTGTGTGACAAATGCGGGAAAGAGATGGTGCTCAAAAAATCCCGCTTTGGTGAAATGCTCGCCTGCTCCGGCTACCCCGAGTGCAAGAACATCAAGCAGTATGTGCGTGATGAGGAAGGCAAGGTTAAGCTTGTGGAGGAGATGACAGCCGAGATCGAGACCCCCTGCCCGAAATGCGGCGGCAAGCTCGCCGTTAAAAAAGGGAAAAGGGGCAACTTCATAGCCTGCTCCGGCTATCCCGAATGCAGCTTCACGGCTAACATCACCACGGATGCCAAAGGGAATATATCCCCCGAGATTCTCAAGGTTGACGAAAATGTCAAATGCGAGAAATGCGGCAGTCCCATGGCGTTGAAAAAAGGTCCCAGAGGGCGCTTTTTCGCCTGCACCGCATATCCGAAATGCAAAAACGCCAAGCCTATTCAGACTCTGGAAGACGGCACCATAACCGTTAAGGAATAA